CTGACCGCGGGGCTGAGGATCTCCTGGGACATCCCTGGGAGGGGCCTGGGCAGGGTGTCCCTTCCTCTGAGTCTTTAGTTTGGCGTTTCCACCTGCCCTTGGGCTCCTGTTCTCCTCTGGGCTTGTGGAGGTGGGCCTTCAGTGGGGTGTTGGCTCTCCTGTGCTGGGACCGGGGAGGAGCTGGGGTGGGGTGTTATTGGAACTCCCTCACCTGCCATGGCTTCTCTGTCCTCCTTGAAGGGTGTGCAGCCGAGCTCCTTGACATACTCAACACTTTCCCTCTCAAACACTCCGTGGATGTTGCTGTTCAGGTTCTCTGCTTCCTTTGCAAACAAGGACCTGCAATTGTTTTTCTCTCTCAGGTTTCTCTTCAGATGTTGTAGCCTTCTGTGAAATGAGAAGCCGGGTGTCTCCTCCTGCAAAAGACCCAGCATAGTGGTGTGGTAACCATGACAAAGCTCAACATTACTTGGCAGAGACAAGTGAAGAAGAGGGCTCACCTTCACAGCACAGGAGTCACGAAGCTTGCAAGGAAAAGAGGGAACCTGTGGGAGGTCAGAGGGAAGGGACTAGTGGAGGTGACTTCCAGCTGTGGTCACTTACTGGTTTTGACTGTGGATGCCACCAGCCCTCCAGAGGACCTTCATGCCTGCGTGACCAGCAGGGCAGACTTTCCTGGGGAAAATTTGTGTGAGGCTGCTGGTTACAGCATCCCATATGCCCTCCTGGGCATTTCCAGTACCTCTTCCATGCCTTTCCACCTAACCATCGACTAACTTTTCTCTGTCATGCTCCAGGCTTTCCCCAGCATTGCTAGAGGTGAAATGGGGCAGGTATGGTGTCATCTACCCACTGTGGATGTCCCATGCAGCAAAGACATGCCAGCAGGAACAGACCCCAGCTCTTGATGGAAGGATTTTGTCACATTCCTAGTAAGTGTTGCCAAGGCTTTTGAAGGATGTGAATAATTACTGGAAACCTTAGGCTTTTACGTTACCTGGTCTTCATAAACAGTGTGCTGGTCCTTTGGCGTGTGCAGGCTCATGGCTTTCTCACTTAGGTCTTGGTGTAAGTCTTTCCCCTTTACACGTGTTCTGGATGCACTACATCTCATCAGCCTGAAAAAACCCCATTAACTAGTCACATAATGCTTAGAAACCTCCTGGCATTTAGAGTGAATCTTGCTATTTTAAAGATGAGGTTGCCACCTGGAGAAGTTTCCAGGGCAGGTGTATAAAAACACCATCAGGAAACAGAAAGGCAAATCGTAAGGAGAACACAGGCAAGCCATGTCAATTGCAAGAAAACTGAAATTgttcttactttttctttttcctgttgatTAGTTTCATGGTGCAGTATATCAAGATTGTTAAGAACACCACAGCTATTAAGACTGCCATGATGATTACGCTCTTCTGAGTGCctacaaaaagaaaccaaaaaattcGCACAGAACATAGAGGGATGTCAATGTTTTTCTCATGTCCTCTTGCAGAGGTTGGGACTGAAGTGAAACATTCATCAGTTTGTCCTCATTTATtctttgaagaagagaagggaatAGTATAACAACGTATCATTGTGGTAGGTGAggaattcttttttaaataaatactgaCAGTATCTCACATTTCCCTGGTATTGGGGGAACTAAAATCCAGCATTTTTTACTGCTGATCTAtttgtgtttctctttctgtatGAAGCAGTTTTATCACGAGGAAAGGCTCGCACCCTTCCTGAACCATACCCTTCTGCAAGATCTTCCATAGGAATTATTTCTCCCCAGCATTCGACAGCCAGGGGCCTGCTCTGCTGGTACCCTCCAGCTGTGGACACTACTATAGAGCTGATCACATCTGCTCTAAATCAGTGATGTAGAAATATAAACATACAGAGACATATAAACATATGTACTCACAAATCTACTTAATtgttagatatatatatatatttgcacaCATCCACCGCACAAACACAAAGGTGCCACAGGAAAGAGTCTTCTGGATGGTTTCAAACCATGAAATTTTCATCTAGCACAAGgtctgaactcccagaaaaatgTCTAGTGACACCTACTTAAGTGCAAGCTGCACTCTCACAGTTGCACATTCTCTCCTAAGTGCTCCCCACTACCTGCTGCACCTCTCCATACAAATGCAACCtaccttctcttcctttttccaggTAAAGCACCTTCATTTTCCTTCCCTGCGGGTGGTCAAGGAGGCAGGTCAAGGCATGGAAGTGGTTGGCAGAGAAGGTAAGTCTGTTTGCTACCGTTACTGTtccgtttgcattttggaagtggtGTATTTCAGGGGACTCATTCAGGTCTTTGTGATCCAGCCAGGTGATTTTGGGGGCAGGCTTTCCTGTTGCTGAGCAGGCTGCGGTGAGGAGACCCTCGGTGAGCAGGTGGGAATCATACTCCACTGTTAGCTCAGAAACGGCTGAGAGTGAAAAGATAAGGTACTTTTTACACTCTGTGGTGAGCTGACAGTCAAAGCTGGGTGGGTCAGCTCTCTACACAGGGATTCTTATCCAAAAGCATTTCCTGGCTTATTTACATTCATCTGCTTTGAGGAGAGGTGTGGCAGTTCAGGAGACTACCCAGCAAGGACATGCTGCTGCTTGGAAAGTATCCATGCAGTGGAGGGGATAATGCCTTACTCCTGACTACATCAGACCTATGCTGAGTGCCAGAAAGTGAGAAGGTGTTAGCTGAAAACTTACTTTGGATGTTGAGGCATATATCTTTGCTGAAAGAGCCGTGGGGGAACACGTTGAAAATGCATCTGTAATAAGACTCATCCTCGAATGTGAGATTTTGCAGTGTGATAGCTGAGGCCTGCAGGGTTGCTCTGGTAAAATGTACCTTCTTCTGGAATGATCCCATTAGCCTCAGCCCATGGTTTGGGCTGTAGGTGGCTATGTTCTGGAAGGAAGACCCATCTCTCTTCTGCCAGGTGACTTGCAAAACATCCATCGAAAGCAAGAAGTTGCAATAGAAATTTGCCTCTCCACCAAGGGCTGCTGCAATAATGCTATCAGATTCCACAGCTTCCTTCAAACCTAGGAACAATGGAAACCACAGAATCAAAGCAAGAGCAGAAGAAATTCGCTCGAGGAAGGCTATAGTGCCTTGAAGCATCCAAACACAGTGTTCCCATCTTGCAAGGAGCAAGGAACTCCACCATGAAGCCATGTGGCACACTGGGAGACCTCAGACACCTTGGTCTCATGGGGGCCGTCACTTCGTTAGCCGATGCTGTACACTGCCTGTGGTGAGGAGGGAGGTGGCATGGGAACAGAGGGCAGGCAGGCTCCTTAGAGAGCACAGCAAACTCAAGCCCCAGGCTCACCTGCCTGCTTCTTCCCAGCGCGTTACTCCTAGCCCACCTTTGTCCCCCAGAGCGCAGAGGTGTCCTCTACAGACCTGACACACAGCAACCACCCAGCGAAAGTGGCTATCACTCCTGAGATCATCCCCGGTCCCCTCTCTCCGGCcccggcagggggctgggggaggcagagcaGCCCAGGGCACCCCGCAGCTGGGAGGCAATGCGACCGGCTGCAGAGGGGtatgcccctgccccagcctctcCCAATAGAAGCCTGCACTGCCCAGACATGTGCGCTGGAAATTCAAACCTGCCCCATCCCTTGTGCTGAGAAACTTCAAAACATTTACAGAGAAAGGGAACAGTCGGGTTAAATATACAGCTTGAATGCAAAGCCGCACTGCCCCATGCCCTCTCTGACCTGCATTTCCCCATTTTGCTGCTGGGAAACCCCCAGATTACCAGCCGCTGCTCCAGTCACCAGctgctatttttcagtcagggtGGCATCTGGGTGTCTCTGCTTGCCAAGAAAGGCTGGCGCTGCTCCGGAGTTAACCTCGCGCAGGGGAAGGGCGCTCCACTCACCCGTCGCCGTCGCCGGCTCCTCCAGCTGGCAGCCtccgcacagcagcagcaggcagattTCGGCCCAGCAAAGCAGGGGGAAAAGCATCGTGGGACTCAGCAACTGCCTGGGAAAGGTCACCCCCTTTCCCCACGTTCCTCAGAGGGCAGCTGGCAAGCCCAGGGGGACGGCTGAAGATTTCGCGCCTTTTTCAGAGCCCTCCTCGGAGGCCAATCAGCGGTGGCAGGGAACGACCAGCCAGGCGGGAACCATGCCCTTGTTCCCTCCTGGGAGTCAATCATTAATCATGGCAAACTGACTCAAAATAAACAGCACACCCTTTTCTTCGCCAGCAGCAAAGCTTGGTATTCCCCCTCGTGAGCCCTGTGCTGTTGGGCTCCTCTGTGAGTGTCGTCATGAGGCCGTGCACCTCACAAGGTGTAAAAGCGGGATCTTCTCCGTAAGCACGGGTGGTGGCTGGTGCAGGGGGAAGAAATGAGGGGCCATGgtccccggcagcccctgctgcctttCTCTTTGGCGGGAAGAGAGGGTGGGCAGGGAGGCTCTGCCTGTGGATCACTGCCTCCGCGGCTTGCTGAGCACTGCACCGGGCGCCGATACCAAGCTCCTCAGGGACGTGGCTTTCCTCCCCCAGACCTGGCACAGGGGAGTCCCAAGCAAGAACAGCAGATGTTTCTCCACCAATAGGGTGGTGTGGAGACACCTGCAGATGCCACCTCTTCACCGCAAGCACACCAACACCACAAGTTGGATTATGAAAGGGGACTCTGCAGAAGGCAGGTTTGGCTGAGGGCCCTCCTCTCCGAGTACATTTGCATCTCACCTCGTTCCAGAAAGGGTAAGCCAGGGGTGCGACAGTGCCTCTGTTCTCAGGGGTGAGGTCTCCTGCCCAAGAGTTTCACAGCAAAATCACACCACACAGATCCT
The window above is part of the Opisthocomus hoazin isolate bOpiHoa1 chromosome 1, bOpiHoa1.hap1, whole genome shotgun sequence genome. Proteins encoded here:
- the LOC104335510 gene encoding LOW QUALITY PROTEIN: uncharacterized protein LOC104335510 (The sequence of the model RefSeq protein was modified relative to this genomic sequence to represent the inferred CDS: substituted 1 base at 1 genomic stop codon) produces the protein MAGLKEAVESDSIIAAALGGEANFYCNFLLSMDVLQVTWQKRDGSSFQNIATYSPNHGLRLMGSFQKKVHFTRATLQASAITLQNLTFEDESYYRCIFNVFPHGSFSKDICLNIQTVSELTVEYDSHLLTEGLLTAACSATGKPAPKITWLDHKDLNESPEIHHFQNANGTVTVANRLTFSANHFHALTCLLDHPQGRKMKVLYLEKGREGTQKSVIIMAVLIAVVFLTILIYCTMKLINRKKKKLMRCSASRTRVKGKDLHQDLSEKAMSLHTPKDQHTVYEDQEETPGFSFHRRLQHLKRNLREKNNCRSLFAKEAENLNSNIHGVFERESVDTGEPTPHXRPTSTSPEENRSPRAGGNAKLKTQRKGHPAQAPPRDVPGDPQPRGQGVKPIQMSHHWSTF